CTTTTTAGTACAGTATACTGCTACTTAAATATCTaacttttactattttattttgtttatgaacttaatatatttttactttgttcGTCTTCAATTATATTTTTGGGGGACTGTTTGTTGGAAATATAATATGGTGCCATTTCATTTTTAGGTGGATGAATGCAGTTTGATCTCTCAAAGAATAGCCGAAATTATATCTCTGGGTGATGAAAGTGATCAGCAAATAAGTTCATTTGAATTTATTCCTGGTGATTTCTTTGAGGATATGGAGTCCTCATGGAAAGGTCGTGTGAAAAGGATGCATGCTGAGGACGCATTTGCTGAAGTGGAGAGAGCTGGCAAGGCATTGTCGATTGCGGTCAGTTTTGGAACCATGTCCCCACCTGCTATGTCCTGTTATTTTTCTGTTAATTGCTTGTTTTTCCCCAGCTGTTATTCCCTGTTATTTTTCGGTTAATTCCTTGTTTTaccagggaaaaaaaaacccccTTTGATTTTCAAGGGTATGTCACCATTGTTTGTTGTTGATTGTGACTGTTGTAGCTTTTATTTGGGTATTGTTGTAAAAATTCAAGGCATGGATTTACTTGCTGCAGCATGCCTTTGAGTAGATTAGCCATCATCACAGTAGGTGCTGACACTCATCATGTTGACATGGGCTTGCGCACGGAGACCCTTTAACGGGGTAGTATACATTGGCATGGTCAGCACATGCAATTATGCCATTGATGGTGGAATCATTCTACTTACTACCTGCACCTAATAAAAGGTGCTAATTGGCAAATGATAATTGCTGCATTGTGTATTTTCCTGTATTGGTGAATTCAACATTTTTGGCACGACAAGACCGGAATGCATACTGTGAAAAGTTGTGTGAGAACATTACTAGCTTGATTAGAAAAAGGAGAACTTGAATCATCGTACCTTGTATTTCATTAGGTCTTAACTTAgaacaaggtttaaagtgccatGGCACGGAGGaatgccgtggcacgggggcgtgccgttatgtccctggcatggtacggcacaGGGACGCTTGTGTGTCGATAAATACGCATGACCTTCTATTGGCATGTTTTGACacggacttatttcagtttttttggttccaataaactcttataatattattttgaaagatttaaataaataattatgaatatttactatatatatcttactatactcatcaattaatatgcatctaagttttttgtaagtaaagtacaactatacctgatgaagaatagaaattaaaatacaataataaaattcataagtacaataattatttaaagggataattgcctatatacccctcatacgtttgaaaatattcgatttacccctattttttttttctttctaaaatacctctcatatgttccaccgttattgcaaaatacccgcgcagttatctcctgttaagttaacttgggttaaacgtgagttaaacatctaccacagttaaaaaaaaaataaaatgccaattttgtccttaacttaagggcaaataagaaatgttggtgacggtatatgggtatattggaaaagatcaaaagtcaaaatactttttatgcccttgactttaagggcaaataagaaagtcagtgatggtggaagggtatatttgaaagggcaaaatagtaattttacagagataacagagtttattaacagatttgaactctaggggtatattagaaataggttggaacgtagaaagggtattttcaatattagccttctaagaggggtaaatcgaaaagtcggatACTTTTCAGTGGTacataagcaattgccccttatttaaatttacatctttacatagagatgactacttaattccacatagattgtcgcgcttgatcatatggcatattgttatctgcagatacaagatttatttgacaatgttgatataagtattgctggtattgtgagaaagtcatatattcccgatattacatccatattttttgttctttttaaaaatatctgatcaaaatttgtttaggagatcgattTTTGTTCCCCTGATTCACTTAAAGCTTCGctgtgcgacaaattttgacaaaatattttgcgaaaaaaaaaggatgtctgtggtggaagcagAGGGCTCGGGtcgtcaattaaaaatttgctcgtatattgataaataagaagtaaaaaaaaggcatccgccagaaagcaaaaaaaaagttggggctCGATTCCccagagaacaaaagaaaaagccaaaaaaaagccaaaaaggaaaaaaaaaatgggcgGCACGCACAGTACGTGCCGCCGGCATGCACCTGCGTGACGCTCGAGACCATGTGCTTGCCGCGAGACGGGGGGTCCGAGAacccccctgtaccgtgcccctatcttgggggcacggtacggcacgcctcccgtgccgtacggcatggGCGGCACTTTAAAGCTTGCTTAGAAGCATGCCATTACATTCCaattaattgtttaatttaagGTACAAAATATCACATGCAAAACTAGCATTGCCATCTCAATTATGTATATTTCCATGCCTTTGTTCAAATATCCTTTTTTATAATTACAACTTCGtttgttattattatcattattattttttttcgtagAAGCATGTCATTACGTTCCAATTTAATTGTTTACTTTTAAGGTACAAAATATCACATGGAAAATTAACATTGCCATCTCAATTATGTATATTTACAGTGGCCTTTGTTCAATTATCCTTTTTATCATTACAACtttgtttatctttttttttttttgtttgttattttgtCCTGTTATGTTCTTAGATCATGGAAGATTTTGTTCCAATTATTGAAAGACTAAAGTCTGTAATGTCTCCTCTGGGTGGTCCAAGAGGTGAAATATGCTATTCAAGAGAGCATGAAGCAGTGTGGTTTAAGGGAAAGCGTTTTATGCCAAAAGTGTGGGCTAACACCCCTGGTGAGGAACAGATAAAGCTACTCAGGCCTGCTACTGATTCAAAAGGGAGGAAGGTTGGGGAGGACTGGTTTACTACAGTGAAGGTCGAGAATGCTATGAGCAGGTATTCAATTAAAGTGGAAATATCTACGtgtatattcctgcaaaatctGAGGTTCATAGTTGTGCTTTTAAAACCTAATTCCTATGTACTCATGTTCTGAGAAAACCAAATTCCCCCATGAATTGGATGATTTCACAACTTGAAGAGTAGGATATTTTTCTAGGAAGCTGCACTGTTGAGCGCCTATTGCTATATTAATGTTTTATCAGATATTTGTATGTAGAAACCTCTTTTACTTGGAACTGTATCCAACTTCCTAAGTGATTGTATTCGGATGAAACTTAAAATCATAATAAGCcgtagtttatttttttttaaccttcaGTTTTCATTATTGACTTTGTACATATGTTGGGCTTTGTTTTTTGGTTTCAGGTATCACGAAGCTAGTGATAAGGCAAGGAGTAAAGTTCTGGAGCTGTTAAGAGGACTTTCCAGTGAATTGCAGGATAAGATAAACATTCTTGTCTTCTCTTCAATGTTACTCATCATATCAAAGGCACTGTTTAGTCATGTTAGGTGGAGCCTTTTATGCCCTGCTTGTGGAGCCTTTTGTATTACTCTTTTCTTGCTTAGTTTTTCCAAggaaacaattaaaaaatacatatacaaaaaGTATGTGGTTGACATAATCTTACATTATTTGTTTAGTTTAGCTCAATATTTGAGTAATAGTCTTGCAAACATGCTTTCTATACTTTAATCTGTAGGAAAAGCTTACTTTTTATGTAAAATGAACTAGATGAAGGGGTCTGGTGCTTGTACTTGACATGATATTTGTCTTTTCATCGCATCAgtaaaacaaattgaaagttgCTTTGATCAATACTACATTGGATCCAAGTAAACTAATTGATAATGTTCACAGTGATACGTGAAATATCTTTTCAATATCTTCACACTAATGTGATAAATATGTGATTTATTCTGATGATTCCTGCACTATTGTTATCTTGTGATTAAGTGGTTTGGCAGCCATATATACGTGTTCTTATTTTAGTTTCGTACATATGATCCTGCCATAATTATGTTCTGCAGTGAAGGTCGACGGAGGAGATGGGTATTCCCTAAGATAAGTGAGTCTTTCTACTCTAAGGTATTAATTCTGAAGCCTTATTGTGTTGAGAAAAGGAGCTGTTATTTACTGTGCTGatgctattaatttttattgattatGATGTTACATATTTCATAACAGATTTGGTTTTAGACTTTTAGTTCAACCTAGTAATTGCACCTTTCTACACATTCCAAGAAAGTATAATTTAAGTTTTCACATTTGATGCAGGAtaaaatggatgcagaaattaCAAAAGAAATGGCTCTGTTGGGTTTATCTCCTTATTGGCTTGATGTTGCTCAAGGCAATGCGATACTAAACAATATTAAAATGCGCTCGCTGTTCCTTCTGACTGGACCAAATGGTGGTGGTAAATCCAGCATTCTCCGATCAATATGTGCTGCTGCATTACTTGGAATCTGTGGGCTTATGGTGCCAGCTGAGTCAGCCGTCATTCCACATTTTGACTCTATTATGCTACATATGAAAACTTATGATAGTCCTGCAGATGGGAAAAGCTCATTTCAGGTACCAAATTGTCACATCCCTGGGCTCTTTTGTAAAACCTTTTATAGGGAAAACAGTAAAaaatgtacattttttttttaccaacacCAAAACCAAAGACTGCCCCAAATGTGCACAGATCTGCTAcatggacagagtcttccctgtaaaAATTGACAGTCTTTCCTGTACATTAATGGCGTGGGAATTTAGAGTACAACATCAACCAACACATCAACCAGAATATAGCAATAGGGACAACAGATAGGTAATATACATAACAAGATGAATAACAATTGCCGTAAACCAAAAGAATCTATAAGAAATTACTAAGAAGCATAAAACCTCAATTGCTGAATGATAACTAAAACAGGAGTTGTCTAAACAAAAAGGCATAACTAGAACACAAAGCTATTGTCACAGGGACACGGCTAGCGAATCGCGCCCTCACGCACCGTCCCTGAACCTGACCTCCAATGTTACATGAGGAAAATAGAGGGTGACAAATATATACACATTTTTCAGTGGGTAACGCAAGCCGCCGAAGGTAAGTTGTACTCACTAGTTAATAAAAGAGAGCTATAAGATAGGTATGACTGGTATAAACAGATATAAATGATACAATAGCAAAAAGTAAAGCAAAAAAGGAAGTATGCAACTACATAATTGGAATAGTACCGCCACTGTAACAAAGACAATCAAACATGCGTATGCATCAAGCGGATGAACAGTCCAATATCCAAACCCAATCCAACTACCATCATGTTGGTCTAAAGACCTTTGGCAATGTCATACTTGTGCTCAGTCACTGGGCATATAATCCCACTGCAAAAGATACTGCATAGAGTTCACGGATTGGATCACGACAACTTCCGAAAAGAATACTGTTGTGATGGCCAAACCGCTGATGTATGTGAAATACTCCATGAGCGGTAATGATCGATGCTATATGTTCAATAGCCAAACCAGTGACAAATAACCGTGAGAGATAATGGGTAAACAATCGACAAACAAGGTCAAAACAATATCTCAAAAATAACATGAATAACACTGGGCGATTAGGTCAAATAACTATCATATAATAGTGCAACGAAATAGCAACCTAGGTGATCCACCGACCAACGTTGGTCAGAATGATGTCATGTGTTAGTATAATACTAACTGACCAGGTCAACTAACTGTCATATAATCGACTAATGATATATCTACTGATGTTTAACTctgaccaactaggtcaacattTGTCATATAATCATGCAATAGTATAACAACCGCTCTACAACTCAAAAGATGAAACAAATATACAATAACTGAAGTAGAGGAACCACAATGATAAGGCAAATGGTGCGAAAGATATACTAAACCATAAAAGAGAACAGAAAGATAAGGGAAGGTAACTAGGTAGGCACCACTTTACCGACTTCAGATCGAAACACCCACCTATAAACCAAATATCTGATTCCGCGACTCCACCAATGTCTCTAGGCACCATGTGAATCTAGACATAAACACCAAGTGTCAATATAAACCGCTACATGTCCACTATACCAACCGACACATTATATCATACCGAAGTGCACCACAACATATTTGGAACATCGCTTCCGCAAATCCGACTTTCAAAACTAGACCAACCCCTCAGCCAACTCTATAAAATTCCAACTGGCTCCCTACATCTAACCGACCATAATCCGCGACATGAAGTCGCCAATAACATGACCTGGTGCAATTGGAATTTCGGTTTCTTTAACCAATTTCCGAACTTTGCCCAAAGAATCACTTATCATGTACATATCAAGGATTATGGTTGGTTTTGTTAAGTTAGTTTATTGTTATTCAACATAGATAAGGTAGCCGAATCATGCTTTGTAGGCTTTTGTTACTGAGGGTTCTAATCCTTTAATTCACCAACGTTATGGACCACAATgtatcaaatcaaataacaatTGAAACCATTATTCCACCAATAAGACCTTTATTTGATATAAATTCTCTATCAAACATCTAGGAATTTTAGATGACACTCGCATCAAGCATCCATGATTGGTAAAGCTCAGGATAACTATTAGTcagaaaattttgtttattcttTTATGAACATAGCTCAACCACATATATTATTACGTCTTGGCATAATTTAGTGATTTTGTTGCTTGATGGTATCTAATCAGctaaatcatttaaaatttttttaaagcatATTGTCACACATAATAATTATGTGTTTATTGTATCCCTACCTGTGCGGCGTAATATACGGGGCTAGGAAATATCAACCTAATTTGCATACTGGATACACATCTGGATTCAGATTTAGGGCAGATCAGAAAACCTAAAACCATTTCTGACAAAAACAAGGTTACAAAGCTGGACAGTTTATTAACAGTTGGCCTGTTTTCGCCTCTATGGTGCATTTTGAAATGGgcatctgaatttttttttattttgattttactatctggCATAGCAGTGTGTTTGACTTGGTGATTCTGTATCGCACTAACAGTATTTGTAACTTCTTTAATGGAATCTTCCTACCTAAAAGGAAAATTCTGTAACCTAATGGAATTTTCATCTACTCAAAGCAATGTATTGTCGCTCTTTCTGCGGAAACTGGCAGAACTTGGCGCCTTGGTGGGATTCTCTGAAATTACAAGTAAATGAACAGTTTGgtcctaaaatcaaaattaatttcatgaacctCTTCGAAATGTTCTATAGCTCTGATAAAGCCTATTTGTTTTGACCAGTcataattcctttttttttttttggctgtcTCAGGTCTATTTCTCTCATGTGCTATTCTGTGAAAATCTGCATTTTTTTCTTGCATCGCTTTCACTAATACTCTGACATTTTTTGGACCGATTAATGTGATGATCTCAGATTGAAATGTCCGAAATTCGTGCTCTTGTCACGCGAGCTACTGCAAAGAGTCTTGTTCTTGTTGATGAAATATGCAAAGGCACGGAAACCATAAAAGGAACCTGCATAGCTGGTAGTGTTATTGAGACTCTTGATCAAATCGGGTGTCTTGGTATTATATCAACCCACTTACATGGCATTTTCGATTTGCCTTTAGCTACAAAAAATGTTGTTCCCAAAGCTATGGGAATAGAAATTATAGATGGGTACATAAAACCAACTTGGAAGTTAATAGATGGAACTTGCAAAGAGAGCCTCGCCTTTCAAACTGCCGAGAAGGAAGGCATGCCTGAATCGATAATTAGGAGAGCTGAAGAGCTATATGCAGCTGCGAATGCAACTGATAAGTCGACAATTTCCAGCATAAACGAGAAGCACTTTATTTCCAAGTCCACTGTAAATGGTGTTGGTGAATTATTTGACTCGTCGAGAAATGCCTTGGAAATTTCATGGAGTCCCTTAAAGCTATTGCTGAAAGAAGTTGAGAGTGCCATTACTATAATTTGCCAACAGAAACTGATAGAGCTTTACAATAAGAAAATCATTTCAGACCTTGCTGAGGTGACGTGTGTTGCTGTTGGAGCCAGGGAGCAGCCGCCACCCTCAACCGTGGGTACCTCTAGCATCTATGTACTCTTCAGGCCAGACAAGAAATTATATGTTGGAcaggtatttatttatttttaacccaAAGAGCTGAGTAGAAATTTAATCCCAAAAGTTTCTTTCCGATTTCTTTTACATCCTTAAGAGAATCAACTACTTTAACATTTTAGTCCCTAAAGTTTGTTGTGTAACAATTAATTCCTTCCCTGGGGCTTCTTGTGGTTATGCTTCTGTTCTTTTGGTTATGCATCCAAACTAACAAACAATACCAGAAAGAAGCAGCCCATTCGCTGGTGCATTTCAATCACATTGAATACAAGCTAAAAATAGAGAGTAAAATGGAAGCACAACCCTGAGACTGTAGACTACCGTAGTTAATTGTCATGTAGGCAAAATGTAGGTGACTAAATTATCCAAAATCAAAAGTCCCAAGAGTGTAATTGAAATTGGGATCAAACTACAAGTTTGTAATTGTCCCAAGTTTTTTATAAACTGTTTCTTGTGTTTTAGACAGCATCAATCTAATAAGATCAACTTCTTAAATTGCAGACGGATGATCTTGTGGGTCGACTTCGTGCGCACCGGTCCAAGGAAGGCATGCAGGATGCTGCTGCTTTATATGTTATAGTTCCGGGAAAGAGCATAGCGAGCCAATTGGAGACTCTGCTCATTAACCAACTCCCATTGAAGGGATTCCAACTCATCAGTAAGGCTGATGGGAAGCATCGGAATTTTGGTACATCGAGTCTTTCTGCCGAAGCTCTTACCATGCACTAATGAAGCAATTTCATTGATGTGACTCGGGAGACCCCACNNNNNNNNNNNNNNNNNNNNNNNNNNNNNNNNNNNNNNNNNNNNNNNNNNNNNNNNNNNNNNNNNNNNNNNNNNNNNNNNNNNNNNNNNNNNNNNNNNNNccgcgtacaaacctaattggggtaaAAGAAACGCGCTGGCCGAAGTTCGGGTTCGGCAATCCGCGCTCCTACCACGAAATATCGCCAAAGAAGATTTCGGCGTCGCATAGTCGACGAGCGCGGGTCGCGGTCTCGGGAAAGCGCTAGAAGCGCATTCTCTTCCCTTTCCGCATCAAAAAAGGGGGGGTGCCTATCCGAGtcttgaatcaccttttatgtgcTATGAATATTCGTTGAGCCATATACttgtagtcatgcattataggagTGCATTTGATGAAAGTGATATTTGAAATAGTGAACTTAGAATGCTGGGAATAgaccctatgaatgcatgggGTGGACCACAAGAACAATGTAATACTTTGCATCATGacagagatttggttagcattcGAGAAATGCATATGAAACTAGTATAAAGGAACTTAGTTAGAGTTAAATTGTGACATTgtttgtcagttgaatcctctaagTGGGATCAGCatcttactcacatagtctgtttctTAGCTTGTGGCTGTCGCCCCCCCCAGGCAGTGAGCTCCGAGTAGTCACTTGGTTGGTGCTTTAACGTACTCTGcccaggactaacgtacttgtccacaGACGTCCATCGGGGAGCCAGCCTTAGGGCCCTGAGGATTTTcgttggtgagttattgttaacccaAAGGCGTTAACCACTGAATTGGTGTAAATTGATGGGCTAAACTACTTGCCCcagactaacgtacttgtcagCTGTTAAACCAGAGGGTAACCAAAAGATTGGGTtaaagttaatgaaaagcaTTGCattgcatatttacagtttttatATCTGTTACT
This genomic window from Ananas comosus cultivar F153 linkage group 3, ASM154086v1, whole genome shotgun sequence contains:
- the LOC109707588 gene encoding DNA mismatch repair protein MSH1, mitochondrial isoform X1; this translates as MHRIVTCSLMASSARWLCLAGSLQPSVLRRLNKLPLPMLVERKYSFRPHRVLNRNFVPPKKVNRQKVLFEEDNQSHFLWWKEKMQTCKKPSAIQLTKRLSYTNLLGLDVSLRNGSLKEGTLNMEMLQFKSRFPREVLLCRVGDFYEAVGFDACILVEYAGLNPFGGLRSDSIPKAGCPVVNLHQTLDDLTRCGFSVCIVEEVQGPTQSRSRKGRFISGHAHPGSPYVFGLAGVDHDVEFPDPMPVVGISHSAKGYCMISVLETMKTYSAEEGLTEEAIVTKLRTCRYHLLFLHSSLRHNISGTSRWREFGDGGLLWGECNGKSFDWFDGSPVEELLCKVREIYGLDEETTFRNVTIFSEGRPQPLYLGTATQIGVIPTDGIPSLLKVLLPSSCVGLPLLYIRDLLLNPPTFEIASAIQEACRLMSSVTCSIPEFTCLSAAKLVKLLESKEANHIEFCRIKNVVDEIMHMNRNSELSGILSILLEPAWAATGLKVEYDVLVDECSLISQRIAEIISLGDESDQQISSFEFIPGDFFEDMESSWKGRVKRMHAEDAFAEVERAGKALSIAIMEDFVPIIERLKSVMSPLGGPRGEICYSREHEAVWFKGKRFMPKVWANTPGEEQIKLLRPATDSKGRKVGEDWFTTVKVENAMSRYHEASDKARSKVLELLRGLSSELQDKINILVFSSMLLIISKALFSHVSEGRRRRWVFPKISESFYSKDKMDAEITKEMALLGLSPYWLDVAQGNAILNNIKMRSLFLLTGPNGGGKSSILRSICAAALLGICGLMVPAESAVIPHFDSIMLHMKTYDSPADGKSSFQIEMSEIRALVTRATAKSLVLVDEICKGTETIKGTCIAGSVIETLDQIGCLGIISTHLHGIFDLPLATKNVVPKAMGIEIIDGYIKPTWKLIDGTCKESLAFQTAEKEGMPESIIRRAEELYAAANATDKSTISSINEKHFISKSTVNGVGELFDSSRNALEISWSPLKLLLKEVESAITIICQQKLIELYNKKIISDLAEVTCVAVGAREQPPPSTVGTSSIYVLFRPDKKLYVGQTDDLVGRLRAHRSKEGMQDAAALYVIVPGKSIASQLETLLINQLPLKGFQLISKADGKHRNFGTSSLSAEALTMH
- the LOC109707588 gene encoding DNA mismatch repair protein MSH1, mitochondrial isoform X2; protein product: MEMLQFKSRFPREVLLCRVGDFYEAVGFDACILVEYAGLNPFGGLRSDSIPKAGCPVVNLHQTLDDLTRCGFSVCIVEEVQGPTQSRSRKGRFISGHAHPGSPYVFGLAGVDHDVEFPDPMPVVGISHSAKGYCMISVLETMKTYSAEEGLTEEAIVTKLRTCRYHLLFLHSSLRHNISGTSRWREFGDGGLLWGECNGKSFDWFDGSPVEELLCKVREIYGLDEETTFRNVTIFSEGRPQPLYLGTATQIGVIPTDGIPSLLKVLLPSSCVGLPLLYIRDLLLNPPTFEIASAIQEACRLMSSVTCSIPEFTCLSAAKLVKLLESKEANHIEFCRIKNVVDEIMHMNRNSELSGILSILLEPAWAATGLKVEYDVLVDECSLISQRIAEIISLGDESDQQISSFEFIPGDFFEDMESSWKGRVKRMHAEDAFAEVERAGKALSIAIMEDFVPIIERLKSVMSPLGGPRGEICYSREHEAVWFKGKRFMPKVWANTPGEEQIKLLRPATDSKGRKVGEDWFTTVKVENAMSRYHEASDKARSKVLELLRGLSSELQDKINILVFSSMLLIISKALFSHVSEGRRRRWVFPKISESFYSKDKMDAEITKEMALLGLSPYWLDVAQGNAILNNIKMRSLFLLTGPNGGGKSSILRSICAAALLGICGLMVPAESAVIPHFDSIMLHMKTYDSPADGKSSFQIEMSEIRALVTRATAKSLVLVDEICKGTETIKGTCIAGSVIETLDQIGCLGIISTHLHGIFDLPLATKNVVPKAMGIEIIDGYIKPTWKLIDGTCKESLAFQTAEKEGMPESIIRRAEELYAAANATDKSTISSINEKHFISKSTVNGVGELFDSSRNALEISWSPLKLLLKEVESAITIICQQKLIELYNKKIISDLAEVTCVAVGAREQPPPSTVGTSSIYVLFRPDKKLYVGQTDDLVGRLRAHRSKEGMQDAAALYVIVPGKSIASQLETLLINQLPLKGFQLISKADGKHRNFGTSSLSAEALTMH
- the LOC109707588 gene encoding DNA mismatch repair protein MSH1, mitochondrial isoform X3, which translates into the protein MPVVGISHSAKGYCMISVLETMKTYSAEEGLTEEAIVTKLRTCRYHLLFLHSSLRHNISGTSRWREFGDGGLLWGECNGKSFDWFDGSPVEELLCKVREIYGLDEETTFRNVTIFSEGRPQPLYLGTATQIGVIPTDGIPSLLKVLLPSSCVGLPLLYIRDLLLNPPTFEIASAIQEACRLMSSVTCSIPEFTCLSAAKLVKLLESKEANHIEFCRIKNVVDEIMHMNRNSELSGILSILLEPAWAATGLKVEYDVLVDECSLISQRIAEIISLGDESDQQISSFEFIPGDFFEDMESSWKGRVKRMHAEDAFAEVERAGKALSIAIMEDFVPIIERLKSVMSPLGGPRGEICYSREHEAVWFKGKRFMPKVWANTPGEEQIKLLRPATDSKGRKVGEDWFTTVKVENAMSRYHEASDKARSKVLELLRGLSSELQDKINILVFSSMLLIISKALFSHVSEGRRRRWVFPKISESFYSKDKMDAEITKEMALLGLSPYWLDVAQGNAILNNIKMRSLFLLTGPNGGGKSSILRSICAAALLGICGLMVPAESAVIPHFDSIMLHMKTYDSPADGKSSFQIEMSEIRALVTRATAKSLVLVDEICKGTETIKGTCIAGSVIETLDQIGCLGIISTHLHGIFDLPLATKNVVPKAMGIEIIDGYIKPTWKLIDGTCKESLAFQTAEKEGMPESIIRRAEELYAAANATDKSTISSINEKHFISKSTVNGVGELFDSSRNALEISWSPLKLLLKEVESAITIICQQKLIELYNKKIISDLAEVTCVAVGAREQPPPSTVGTSSIYVLFRPDKKLYVGQTDDLVGRLRAHRSKEGMQDAAALYVIVPGKSIASQLETLLINQLPLKGFQLISKADGKHRNFGTSSLSAEALTMH